One genomic segment of Patescibacteria group bacterium includes these proteins:
- a CDS encoding LCP family protein, translating into MVIRKKDLRAKRVSRSLAAEREEVADMEVDTNVHVLRKPSSAKRFWGISLLVIVLLLAGWFGTKLAWSGWNVSKDTLFKDLFSFGTTTLIGEDKGRVNILLMGIPGEGNDGPNLTDTLMVASLATNTEGQSFLFSLPRDLYVKVPNYGNTKINAVYEIGNGQTAGSGGKLTSQVTGEILGLDIPYYCKLDFSGFEKFIDELGGITVTVDKNLYDDKYPAANKGYQVVDIKAGTYTMDGATALKYARSRQTTSDFDRARRQQIVMMAVKTKASELNLLTNPAKALALIDILSNHFESNMKLAEMKRLINLMKDFDVTKLVTKVFDDSPTGLLYGTKVDEIYVLRPTGDDFTIISDYVAKIISGTAKIEDLEQQVSKEPLKIEVLNGTTITGLAKKVATKLETAGYKIVSTGNNTVKGFTKNVVYDLSNGERVWEVRKLAESLQAEISTEKVTSTTGALARVVLGSDAVNQ; encoded by the coding sequence ATGGTTATCAGAAAGAAGGATTTGCGAGCCAAGCGAGTGAGTCGTAGTTTGGCCGCCGAGCGCGAGGAAGTAGCAGATATGGAGGTCGATACTAATGTGCATGTTTTACGTAAACCCAGCTCGGCTAAGCGGTTTTGGGGGATAAGTCTTTTGGTTATAGTCTTGTTATTGGCGGGTTGGTTTGGCACTAAGTTAGCTTGGAGTGGCTGGAATGTATCCAAAGATACCTTGTTTAAAGATTTATTTAGCTTCGGGACAACTACCCTCATAGGAGAAGACAAAGGAAGAGTCAATATCCTGCTCATGGGCATCCCGGGAGAGGGTAATGATGGTCCGAATCTAACTGACACCTTAATGGTAGCCAGTTTAGCGACTAACACCGAAGGGCAAAGTTTTCTGTTTTCTCTCCCACGAGATTTATATGTAAAAGTGCCTAATTACGGCAATACTAAGATCAATGCTGTTTATGAAATTGGTAATGGCCAAACTGCTGGGAGTGGAGGTAAACTAACCTCCCAGGTAACAGGAGAGATTTTAGGATTAGATATTCCTTACTACTGCAAGTTAGATTTTTCTGGTTTTGAAAAGTTTATCGACGAACTGGGCGGTATCACTGTTACCGTAGATAAGAATCTATATGATGATAAGTACCCGGCTGCCAATAAAGGGTACCAGGTAGTCGACATTAAGGCAGGCACTTACACTATGGATGGGGCAACAGCGCTTAAATATGCCAGATCTCGCCAAACTACTTCTGACTTTGATCGAGCCCGACGACAGCAAATTGTTATGATGGCAGTTAAGACCAAAGCCAGCGAATTAAATTTGCTTACTAATCCGGCTAAAGCCTTGGCGTTAATCGATATTTTGTCTAATCATTTCGAAAGCAATATGAAATTGGCGGAAATGAAGCGGCTGATCAATCTGATGAAAGATTTTGACGTGACTAAATTAGTGACCAAGGTGTTTGATGATTCACCCACAGGATTACTGTATGGGACTAAAGTGGACGAAATTTATGTGCTGAGGCCTACCGGTGATGATTTTACAATTATCAGCGACTATGTAGCTAAAATCATTTCCGGAACAGCTAAGATAGAAGATTTAGAACAACAAGTCAGCAAGGAACCTTTGAAAATAGAGGTACTTAACGGCACCACCATAACTGGTTTGGCCAAAAAAGTAGCCACTAAATTAGAAACAGCTGGTTACAAGATAGTCAGCACGGGTAACAATACCGTCAAAGGCTTTACTAAAAATGTTGTCTACGATCTTAGTAACGGAGAGCGTGTTTGGGAAGTAAGAAAATTAGCCGAGAGCCTGCAGGCCGAAATCAGTACCGAAAAAGTGACTAGTACCACCGGAGCTTTAGCCAGGGTCGTACTGGGCAGTGATGCAGTTAATCAATAA
- a CDS encoding trypsin-like peptidase domain-containing protein, translating into MDKNKFNSFLYSMFGGILGGALLMSLALWGGWYGGVNNSLPTNSSNNTTSQTVTLQEDSAIIDAVAKVSPSVVSIVSTRNVQSFFGMVQEQGAGTGFVIKSTGLIATNKHVVSDQATYKVLTADGKSYDATVVAQDPLNDLALVKINATGLKAVELGDSDKLKVGQQVIAIGNALGEYQNTVTRGIVSAIGRTITAGGGDGSSETLEGVIQTDATINPGNSGGPLVNLFGQVIGINTAMDLQGSQIGFAIPINSVKSALDSYATTGKISRPMLGIRYINITKELAALEKLEVTQGALVVKGSNAEQPAVTPGGPADKAGIKENDILVSINNKTINENNSIASLLRTYKPGDTVTIKLLRAGKELQVTVKLGELK; encoded by the coding sequence ATGGATAAAAATAAGTTCAATTCTTTTTTGTACAGTATGTTCGGAGGGATCCTAGGTGGAGCTTTATTGATGAGTTTAGCTCTCTGGGGGGGTTGGTACGGAGGGGTGAATAATTCTTTGCCAACCAATTCCTCAAACAATACCACTTCGCAAACCGTCACTTTGCAAGAGGATTCGGCCATTATCGATGCGGTGGCCAAGGTATCTCCTTCCGTTGTCAGTATTGTGTCCACACGCAATGTCCAAAGCTTCTTTGGAATGGTACAGGAGCAGGGAGCAGGCACGGGGTTTGTGATCAAATCTACCGGCTTGATTGCCACTAATAAACACGTAGTCAGTGACCAAGCCACTTATAAAGTACTAACAGCTGATGGTAAAAGTTATGATGCCACAGTGGTAGCCCAAGATCCGCTCAACGATCTAGCTCTCGTTAAGATTAATGCCACTGGGCTCAAGGCAGTTGAGTTGGGTGATTCGGATAAATTAAAGGTAGGCCAACAGGTGATTGCGATTGGTAACGCCTTGGGAGAATATCAAAACACGGTCACTCGCGGCATTGTCAGTGCCATTGGCCGCACAATCACGGCAGGAGGCGGGGATGGTTCCTCGGAAACTTTAGAAGGAGTGATCCAAACTGATGCCACAATTAATCCTGGTAATTCCGGGGGGCCGCTGGTTAATTTATTCGGTCAGGTAATAGGGATTAATACAGCTATGGATTTACAAGGCAGCCAGATTGGTTTTGCTATCCCGATAAATAGCGTCAAGTCAGCTTTAGATTCGTATGCCACTACCGGCAAAATCTCTCGGCCGATGTTGGGCATCCGTTACATAAATATCACCAAAGAATTAGCTGCCCTCGAAAAATTGGAAGTAACGCAAGGCGCTTTAGTGGTTAAAGGAAGTAACGCGGAACAACCGGCAGTTACGCCCGGCGGACCAGCAGATAAGGCGGGAATCAAGGAAAATGATATCCTAGTCAGTATCAACAATAAAACCATCAATGAAAATAATAGTATCGCCTCGCTACTGCGCACCTATAAACCGGGCGATACGGTTACTATTAAGCTTTTGCGGGCCGGCAAAGAACTGCAAGTAACTGTGAAATTAGGCGAACTAAAGTAA